The nucleotide window CACAGGGCGATGAGGTCCAGCTGTCCCTGGCCGGCTACTTCACCGACCCGGAAGGGGATCTGCTGACCCTGTCGGTGACCGGCCTGCCCCAGGGGCTGAGCTTCGACGCCGACGGCCTGGCCATCCGCGGCACCGCCGAGGAAGCCGGCGACTTCGCCGTCGAGGTCACCGCCTTCGATGGCGTGCACGAAACCAGCGCCCCCCTGGCCCTGACCGTCGCCCAGCCCCAGGACCAGGGTTCCGGCGGCGGCAGCCTGGGCTTCGGCCTTGGCCTGCTGGCCCTGCTGGGCCTGCGTCGCCGCAGCTAACCGAAAGGCCAACCGGGCCGACCTGGGAGTCGGCCCCCTTTCCCTTTTTCATGACTAAGGAGTCAAGCCGTGTTCAGACTCACCCTACTGGCCAGCCTGATCGCCTCCTCTGCCCTTGCCGCCGGCGAAGACGGCAGCCGCTACCAGGCCGAGCCGTTGCCGACCCTGCCCGCCCATGCCCTGAAGCAAAGGCAGCGGGATATCAGCGATCTCTATTTCGTCCACTTCCACGGCGCCCCCCTGGCGGTGGCCGCCCGTGACCTGCAGCAGCAGGGGCTCAGCTCCCTGCGCCGGGCCGGCGGCCGCCTCAATGTCAGGGCCCCCGCCAGCCAGCAATACCTGGCCCGCCTGGACCAGCAGCGCCAGGCCGCCCGCCAGCGCCTTGGCCAGGCCCTGGGCCGTAGCCTGCGTTTCGAGCAGGAATACGGCACCGTCATCAACGCCGCCACGGTGCGCCTGAGCAAGGCCGAGGCCAAACGCCTGGCCCGGCACCGGGACGTCCAGCTCGTCGAGCAGGTACAGCCGCACCAGCTCCACACCGACTCCGGCCCCGGCTTCATCGGTGCCGACCGCATCTGGCAGGGCCTGGGCGAGTCGCTGCCCAGCAAGGGCGAAGGCGTGGTGGTGGGCATCATCGACACCGGCATCGATGCCGACCATCCCTCCTTCGCCGCCACCGCCAGCGACGGCTACCAGCACGTCAACCCCCTGGGCGACGGCGCCTACCTGGGCGACTGCCTGCAGCACGACTGGTTGTGCAACGACAAGCTGATCGGCGTGGTCAGCTACCCCGAGCTGCGCGATCTCTACCCGGCCACCGCAGTGGACGGCTTCGAGCGCCCCGAGATCATCGACACCGGCTGGGACATGCACGGCCACGGCACCCATGTGGCCGCCACCGCCGCCGGCAACCCCCTGGCCGACCTGCCCATGTACAACGTCATCGGCGATCCGGCCCAGTTCCGCATGCCCGCCATCAGCGGCGTCGCGCCCCGGGCCAACATCGTCTCCTACCAGGTCTGCCTGCCCCTGTCCGACGATCCCGGCTATGGCGGCTGCTACCCGGATCTGACCATCAAGGCCCTGGAGCACGCCATCGCCAACGGCGTCGACGTGATCAACTACTCGGTGGGCGGCGGTGCCAGCAGCCCCTGGCAGTCCACGGACGCCCTGGCCTTCCTCAACGCCAGGGTGGCCGGCCTGCACGTAGCCACCTCCGCCGGCAACGCCGGCCCCGGGCCGCAGACCGTGGGCTCCCCCGGCAATGCCCCCTGGATCACCACGGTGGCCGCCTACAGCCACGACAGGGGCTACGCCGACAAGCAGCTGACCGCTTTCACCGGCGGCGACAACCCGCCGGCGCCGCTCACCGGCAAGGGCGCCACCGACGGCTACAGCGGCCCGGTGGTGGACGCCGCCGACTTCGGCGACGGCCACTGCAACGCCCCCTTCCCCCAAGACACCTTCAGCGGCCAGATCGTGGTCTGCCGCCGCGGCGACATCGCCCGGGTCGAGAAGGGCGCAAACGTGCTGGCCGGCGGCGCCGGCGCCATGGTGCTGATCAACATGGCCACGGATGCCGACAACCTGGTGGCGGATCTCCACACCCTGCCCGCCATCCAGCTGAGCAAGGCCGACGGCGAAACCCTGCTGGCCTGGCTGGCCAGCGGCGAGGGACACCAGGCGACCATCGAAGGCACCGAGCAGATCCGGGATCCCGGCCTTGGCGACATCGCCGGCTACTTCACCTCCCGAGGTCCGGGCCTGCCCCATCCCGGCGTGCTGGTGCCGGATCTGGCCGCCCCCGGCGTGGATATCTTTGCCGCCCACACCACCGAGTGGCCCTTCTCCGAGACCCAGCCCAACGCCTACGCCTTCATGAGCGGCACCTCCATGGCCAGCCCCCATGTGGCCGGCGCCCTGGCGCTGCTGACCGCCCTGCACCCGGACTGGACCCCGGCCCAGGTGCAGTCGGCGCTGATGAGCACCGCCAAGGCCAGCACCTTTACCGATGACGACGGTGACGGCGTCAAGGACGACTCCACGCCCTTCGACGCCGGCACCGGCCGCATCCAGCTGGCCGAAGCGGCCCGGGCCGGGCTGCTGCTGGACATCAGCGAAGCGGACTACCTGGCCGCCGATCCCGACCAGGGTGGCGACCCCACCGCCCTGAACCTGCCTTCCCTGGTCGGCCTGGACTGCGTGCTGTCCTGCACCTGGACCCGCACCGTGACCGCCGTCCAGGACGGCAGCTGGCGCGCCAGCTTCGACTACCAGGACAGCGGCTTCACCCTGGCGGTCAGCCCGGCCCAGTTCAGCCTGGAGGTCGGCCAGAGCCAGGAGCTGACCATCACCGCCACCGCCAATGCCGAGCTGGCGGCCGACTGGGTGTTCGGCCGGGTGCTGCTCAGCAGCGACGGCCTGCCCGGCCAGCACCTGAGTGCCGCGGTCAACTTCATCGGCGGCACCACCCCGGCCGAGGATGAGGCCCCGGTGCTGATCCAGGCCCACCGGGACGCCGACCGCCATACCCTGGGCGGCTTCACCTCCGTCGGCAGCGACGAGCTGCAGGTCACCGCCTACGGCCTGTCCAAGGTGAACCGTCACCAGGGCCAGACCAGCTGGGATCCGGACGCACCCTACCTGAGCGCCAACCCCGAGACCTACCAGACGGTGGCCATCAGCGCCAACGCCGATACCAAGCTGCTGTCGGTGTGGCTGGACAGTGCCGAGGCGCCGGATCTGGACCTCTATATCGTCCGTGACGCCGACCTGGACGGTGCCCCCTCCATGCTGGAGATCCATAACGCCGCCTGTGTCAGCGGCCGCGCCGACAGCGCCGAATCCTGTGTGCTGGACGATCCCGCCCCGGGCAGTTACCTGGCCGTGGTCCACAACTACCAGGGCACGGCCGAAGGCAACCTGGACAGCCACAGCCTGTCGGTGGCCAGGGTCGATAGCGGCCAGCAGGGCTTCAGCGTGCTGGTACCGACGGCCGTGGCCACCGGCGAGGCCTTCGAGGTGACCCTACAGTGGCAGCAGGAGATGACCGAAGGTGAAAGCTATTACGGCGGCTTTTCCCTGGGCACCCATCCGGATCTGCCGGACAACATCGGCACCCTCTATTTCGAACTGGCCCGGGGCGAGGACGACGTCACCTTCGGCGTCGACCGCGACCAGGCCAAGGCCGGCGAAACCATCGGCTACCAGATTGAACTGATGGCCAATGCCGGTGCCGAGGATCGCCACTACCATCTCACCGCCACATTGCCCGAGGGCTTCAGCGTGCAAAGCGCCGATGGCGCCGAGATCAATGGCAACCAGCTGAGCTGGACTGTGACCCAGGCCGCCGGCGCCGACGGTCGCACCCTGTCCCTGGCGGTGAATACCGATCAGGTTGTCACCGACAGCGAGCTGGCCCTGGAGCTCAGCCACAGCGTCAACGGCGCCCCGGCCGTGGCCTCGGAGGCCCCAGGGGTGCTGGTACTGGGCCGGCCCCAGGCCCTGATCAACGGCGAGCAGGCGCCCAGCCTCTCGGTGCAGAGCCCGGCCAGCCTGACCCTGACCGCCGAGGTCGGCCAGGGCGCCGGCGACATCCTCAGCTACCAGTGGCAGCAGTTGTCCGGCCCGGCCCTTGGCCTGAGCGGCACCGACGCCGCGGCCCTGAGCGTGGCGGTGCCGCAACTGCAAAGCGACGCCGTCGCCGAGATCCAGCTACTGGTCACCACCAGCAAGGGCACCAGCCTGCCGGTGCTGGCCACCCTCAGCATTGCCGCCGCACCCGTCCAGGATGGCGGCAGCGGCGGCGGCAGCCTGGGCCTTGGCCTGGGACTCTTGACCCTGCTGGCCTGGCGCCGCAGACCCTGATCCTTTGGTCCTCCCAACTCCAAGGGTTTTGGCCACCGCAAGGTGGCCTTTTTTGTTCCGCCATGAAAAAGGCCGCTGATGCGGCCTTTTTCTCTATGGCTTGGCTTGCGCCTGTTATTCCTTCTCCGGCTCGGCCGGGGCCTCGACCTGCACGGCCTGGTCCACGGCCGGTTCGGCGCCAGGCTGCTCGGCGGCGGGTGTCTCGACCGGCTCGGGCATCACCGTCAGCGGCGCTACCTCGGCCTGGCCGGCGGTATCGACCGGGGCCGGCGCCTGCTCGGGGGCCTTGGCCTCCACCGCTACGGGCTCAGGCGCGGCTGCCTCGACCGGAGCCTGGGCCAGGGGCTCGCCCTGCTTGCCTATGGTGCGGTCGAAGAAGCGGCCCATGGTGCCGTACTGGTGGATGCGGGTGGCGCGGCCGTACAGGGAGTGCTTGGCGCCCGGGTAGGTCATCATCTCGAAGGCCTGGGTGTTGTCCTGCAGCGCCTTGAACAGCTTGGTGGCATGGGTGAACAGCACGTTGTCGTCGGCCATGCCGTGATAGATCAGCAGCTCGCCCTTGAGCTCGCCCACATAGGGGAAGACGGCGCTCTTCTCGTAGCCCTCGGCGTTGGCCTGGGGGGTGTTCAGGTAGCGCTCGGTGTAGTGGGTGTCGTACAGGGCCCAGTCGGTGACCGGGGCGCCGGAGACGCCGGCGGCGAAGACGTCGCCGGCCTTGAACATGGCCATGAGGCTCATGTAGCCGCCGTAGCTGTGGCCGTAGATGCCGATATGCTCGCCGTCCACCCAGTCCTGGGCCGCCAGCCAGTTGGCGCCCAGCACCTGGTCCCTGAGTTCGATCTCGCCCAGGTGCCGGTAGATGACGTCCTCGAAGGCCTTGCCGCGGTTCTCGGTGCCGCGGTTATCGAGCTGGAAGACCACATAGCCCTGCTGGACCATGTACTGGGTCCAGAGGTTGTGGGCGCTCCAGCTGTTGGCCACCAGCTGGGCGGTGGGGCCGCCGTAAACCCGCACTATGGCCGGGTAGCCGCCCTGGGGCATGGGGGTGCTGGGCCTATAGACCCGGTAGTGCAAGGTCTTGCCGTCCTCGGCCTCCAGGGTGCCGTACTGGGGCTTGGTCCAGTTGGCCAGGTAGGGGCTCAGGGGGTGCTTCTGATCCAGGCGGTTCTCCACCAGGTAGCCCTTGGGCACGCCGTCGGCCCGGTGCAGGGAGATCTGCGGCGGCTGGTCGTGGCTGGAGAAGCTGTCCAGGTAATGGCCGCCGTCCTGGCTGAAGGTGACGTTGTGCCAGCCCGGCCTCATGCTGAGCATCTCCGGCCTGGACGCTGTGCTGCCGTCCAGGCGGGTGCGGTACAGGTGGCGCTCCAGGGGGTTGTCCAGCCAGCCGGTGAAGTAGACCCAGCCGTTGTCCTCGTCCACATGGGCCAGGGAGGCCACCGGCCAGTCGCCCTGGGTCAGGGCCTTGAGCTCGCCGTTTGCCACCAGATACAAGTGCTTGAAGCCGCTGCGCTCCGAGGCCCAGATGAAGCTGTCGTCCTTTTTCAGGAAGCGCAGATCCTGGTGCAGGTTTACCCAGGTGGGGGACTCTTCCCTGATCAGCACCGCCGTTTCGCCGCTGGCGGTGTCGACGCCGCGCAGCTCCAGCACCTGCTGGTCCCGGCTCTGCCACTGGTAACTGAGCAGGGAGGCGTCGTCGCTCCAGTTGACGCGGGGAATGTAGAAGTCCTGCTCCTCGCCGGTGTCGAACCAGCGCACCTCGGCACCCTCCACCTTGACCAGGCCCAGCTTGAGCCTGACGTTGTTGGCGCCGGCGCCGGGGTAGCGCTGTTCTATGGTGTCGATACGCTCGGCGTAGATCTCGTTGCGCCTCACCAGGGGCACCGGCGATTCGTCCACCTGCAGGAAGGCGATCTGCTTGCTGCCCGGGCCCCACCAGTAGCCGGTCAGGCGGCCCATCTCCTCCTGGGCCACGAACTCGGCCATGCCGTTCTTGATGGCGCCGTCGCCGTCCTGAGTCAGGGCCTTCTCCTCGCCGGAGTGCAGATCCAGCACGAAGATGTCCTGATCGCGGATGAAGGACACCTTGCTGTCGTCGGGGGAGAACTTGGCGTCCAGCTCGAAGGCCTCGGTGTCGGTGAGGCGGCGGGCCTTCTGGCTGGCCAGCTCGTAGTAATAGAGGTCGCCGGCCAGGGGAAACAGCAGCGCCTTGCCGTCGTGGGACCAGTGGTATTCGACGATGCCGGAGGCGAACAGGCGCTGGCGCTCGCGGCGGGCCTTCTCCTCGTCGGACAGCTGCTCGTCGCCCTGGTGCAGATCGTCGGCGTTGACCAGGCGGCGGCTCTTGCCGCTGGCTACCTCATGGGCCCAGAGATCCAGGCGCTTGGCGTCGTCCTTGCGGCCCTGCAGGAAGGTCACCAGCTTGCCGTCCGGCGAGAACTTGGGTGCCCGCAATGTGGCGCCGCTCAGGGAAGGGTCGGAAAACAGCCGCTCCAGGGTCAGTTCCTGGGCCTGGGCTGGGGTGGCCAGCAGGGCAGCCAGCACGGTGGAGGTCAATATGGTTTTTCGCATCTTTTCTCTTCCCTGGGGCAAAAGTGGCCCTTTTTTGCCACTTTAACCTGTTATTTACAAGTGGTTGCGGACCAGTGCCATGCCGGAGAAGGCCAGCAGTATGCTCAGCACCAGGTTGAGGCCGATATAGAGGCCGGCCTTGAGGTATTCGCCCTGCTCAAGCAGCAGCACATTGTCCATGGCGAAGGTGGAGAAGGTGGTGAAGGCGCCCAGAAAGCCCAGGCCGATGAACTGCTTCCAGGGCTGGATCTGCACATGGCCGGCCAGCACCAGGCCCATCAAGAGCCCCATCAGGAAGGAGCCCACCAGGTTCACCAACAGGGTGCCCACCGGGAAGTGGCGGCCGAACAGCCAGAGGCTCAGCTCGTTGACCCCGAACCTGGCCAGGGCGCCCAGGGCCCCGCCCAGGGCCACGTAGAAGATGGACTGCATCAGTCGCTTGCCTTTTGTAGTTGCCGGTACAGATAGGCGATGCCCAGCAGGCTCAGGCCCAACCCCAGGAAGGAGGCCACCCGCCAGAGCCCGTCCAGGCCGCCCATGTCGATAAGGAAGATCTTGGCGACAACGGCCATCAACAGCAACATGCCGCCCTTGCGGGCCTGCTCATGGCCGAGCCGGGCGCCGTAGATAAGCGCCGGCAGGCTCAGCAGCAGCCAGGCCACCGAGTAGCTGTACAGCTCGCCGTTTGAGGTGACATCGGTCAGATCCAGCCGGCCCTGCCACAGGTGGCGCACCTCCAGGCCCACCAGCACCACGGCGCCAAGCCCCAGCAGCACGGCGCACCTGTGGGTCCAGCCCCTGGGCAGCAGCCTCATGGCCAGGGCCAGGTACAGCAGCGGCAGGGCATAGAGGGCCAGCAGCAGGTTGAAGACGGGCGTGTCGGCGATCTCGTCCGGGTGCCACAGCGGGTTCATCAGCAGCAGGGCGCCGCCCACATAGAGCAGGGCAAACAGGGCCAGCAGGAT belongs to Gallaecimonas sp. GXIMD4217 and includes:
- a CDS encoding S8 family serine peptidase, with product MFRLTLLASLIASSALAAGEDGSRYQAEPLPTLPAHALKQRQRDISDLYFVHFHGAPLAVAARDLQQQGLSSLRRAGGRLNVRAPASQQYLARLDQQRQAARQRLGQALGRSLRFEQEYGTVINAATVRLSKAEAKRLARHRDVQLVEQVQPHQLHTDSGPGFIGADRIWQGLGESLPSKGEGVVVGIIDTGIDADHPSFAATASDGYQHVNPLGDGAYLGDCLQHDWLCNDKLIGVVSYPELRDLYPATAVDGFERPEIIDTGWDMHGHGTHVAATAAGNPLADLPMYNVIGDPAQFRMPAISGVAPRANIVSYQVCLPLSDDPGYGGCYPDLTIKALEHAIANGVDVINYSVGGGASSPWQSTDALAFLNARVAGLHVATSAGNAGPGPQTVGSPGNAPWITTVAAYSHDRGYADKQLTAFTGGDNPPAPLTGKGATDGYSGPVVDAADFGDGHCNAPFPQDTFSGQIVVCRRGDIARVEKGANVLAGGAGAMVLINMATDADNLVADLHTLPAIQLSKADGETLLAWLASGEGHQATIEGTEQIRDPGLGDIAGYFTSRGPGLPHPGVLVPDLAAPGVDIFAAHTTEWPFSETQPNAYAFMSGTSMASPHVAGALALLTALHPDWTPAQVQSALMSTAKASTFTDDDGDGVKDDSTPFDAGTGRIQLAEAARAGLLLDISEADYLAADPDQGGDPTALNLPSLVGLDCVLSCTWTRTVTAVQDGSWRASFDYQDSGFTLAVSPAQFSLEVGQSQELTITATANAELAADWVFGRVLLSSDGLPGQHLSAAVNFIGGTTPAEDEAPVLIQAHRDADRHTLGGFTSVGSDELQVTAYGLSKVNRHQGQTSWDPDAPYLSANPETYQTVAISANADTKLLSVWLDSAEAPDLDLYIVRDADLDGAPSMLEIHNAACVSGRADSAESCVLDDPAPGSYLAVVHNYQGTAEGNLDSHSLSVARVDSGQQGFSVLVPTAVATGEAFEVTLQWQQEMTEGESYYGGFSLGTHPDLPDNIGTLYFELARGEDDVTFGVDRDQAKAGETIGYQIELMANAGAEDRHYHLTATLPEGFSVQSADGAEINGNQLSWTVTQAAGADGRTLSLAVNTDQVVTDSELALELSHSVNGAPAVASEAPGVLVLGRPQALINGEQAPSLSVQSPASLTLTAEVGQGAGDILSYQWQQLSGPALGLSGTDAAALSVAVPQLQSDAVAEIQLLVTTSKGTSLPVLATLSIAAAPVQDGGSGGGSLGLGLGLLTLLAWRRRP
- the crcB gene encoding fluoride efflux transporter CrcB encodes the protein MQSIFYVALGGALGALARFGVNELSLWLFGRHFPVGTLLVNLVGSFLMGLLMGLVLAGHVQIQPWKQFIGLGFLGAFTTFSTFAMDNVLLLEQGEYLKAGLYIGLNLVLSILLAFSGMALVRNHL
- a CDS encoding DPP IV N-terminal domain-containing protein is translated as MRKTILTSTVLAALLATPAQAQELTLERLFSDPSLSGATLRAPKFSPDGKLVTFLQGRKDDAKRLDLWAHEVASGKSRRLVNADDLHQGDEQLSDEEKARRERQRLFASGIVEYHWSHDGKALLFPLAGDLYYYELASQKARRLTDTEAFELDAKFSPDDSKVSFIRDQDIFVLDLHSGEEKALTQDGDGAIKNGMAEFVAQEEMGRLTGYWWGPGSKQIAFLQVDESPVPLVRRNEIYAERIDTIEQRYPGAGANNVRLKLGLVKVEGAEVRWFDTGEEQDFYIPRVNWSDDASLLSYQWQSRDQQVLELRGVDTASGETAVLIREESPTWVNLHQDLRFLKKDDSFIWASERSGFKHLYLVANGELKALTQGDWPVASLAHVDEDNGWVYFTGWLDNPLERHLYRTRLDGSTASRPEMLSMRPGWHNVTFSQDGGHYLDSFSSHDQPPQISLHRADGVPKGYLVENRLDQKHPLSPYLANWTKPQYGTLEAEDGKTLHYRVYRPSTPMPQGGYPAIVRVYGGPTAQLVANSWSAHNLWTQYMVQQGYVVFQLDNRGTENRGKAFEDVIYRHLGEIELRDQVLGANWLAAQDWVDGEHIGIYGHSYGGYMSLMAMFKAGDVFAAGVSGAPVTDWALYDTHYTERYLNTPQANAEGYEKSAVFPYVGELKGELLIYHGMADDNVLFTHATKLFKALQDNTQAFEMMTYPGAKHSLYGRATRIHQYGTMGRFFDRTIGKQGEPLAQAPVEAAAPEPVAVEAKAPEQAPAPVDTAGQAEVAPLTVMPEPVETPAAEQPGAEPAVDQAVQVEAPAEPEKE